One Anaerolineae bacterium genomic window carries:
- a CDS encoding NADH-quinone oxidoreductase subunit C codes for MDTETALQTAESLLMPWAKQTTRSELHRLDVEVAVTDLLRAVRALADARWGYLSAITGLDHPGVPAELPEEQQKRLEEAAGVRLTVGEIEVLYHFCAGAAVVTLRVRVPRDTASVPSICAIIPSAGFFERELSEMLGVTVVGTPDPSHLFLPDDWPDDVYPLRKDFIVPTATA; via the coding sequence ATGGACACTGAAACCGCTTTACAGACTGCCGAATCCCTGCTCATGCCGTGGGCGAAGCAGACGACGAGGTCGGAGCTACACCGGCTGGACGTAGAGGTGGCGGTGACCGATCTGCTGCGGGCGGTGAGGGCGTTGGCAGACGCGCGATGGGGCTATCTGTCCGCCATTACCGGATTGGACCATCCAGGGGTTCCGGCCGAGTTGCCAGAGGAACAACAGAAGCGGTTGGAGGAGGCTGCCGGTGTGAGGCTTACAGTTGGTGAGATCGAGGTGCTCTATCATTTCTGTGCTGGCGCAGCGGTGGTCACATTGCGAGTGCGCGTCCCTCGCGACACCGCCTCTGTCCCCAGCATCTGCGCCATTATCCCATCGGCTGGTTTCTTTGAGCGCGAGCTGAGCGAGATGTTGGGGGTCACTGTGGTGGGCACGCCTGATCCAAGCCATCTCTTCCTGCCGGATGATTGGCCTGACGACGTCTATCCGTTGCGCAAGGATTTCATTGTGCCGACTGCGACGGCCTAA
- a CDS encoding NADH-quinone oxidoreductase subunit B family protein: protein MDPRKNGAWQELLDQVRTWARVNSPWAIHFNSGSCNGCDIEILATLTPRYDVERFGIKLQGSPRHADVLVCTGPVTRQARERLLRIYEQMPEPKFVVVVGSCGTSGGVFQGCYNVLGGVDQVIPVHAYIPGCPPRPEAIIDGIVKLLGSLKTAKGK from the coding sequence ATGGATCCTCGCAAGAATGGAGCGTGGCAGGAGTTGCTGGATCAGGTGAGGACGTGGGCGCGGGTGAACTCGCCTTGGGCGATCCACTTCAACAGCGGATCGTGTAATGGCTGCGACATCGAGATTCTAGCCACGTTGACGCCGCGATACGACGTGGAGCGCTTTGGCATCAAGCTGCAGGGCAGCCCGCGCCATGCGGACGTGCTGGTATGCACGGGACCGGTCACACGCCAGGCGCGCGAGCGGCTCCTGCGCATCTACGAGCAGATGCCCGAGCCGAAGTTCGTGGTGGTGGTAGGCTCGTGTGGCACCTCGGGGGGGGTGTTTCAGGGATGCTACAATGTACTAGGGGGCGTAGATCAGGTGATTCCGGTTCATGCTTACATCCCGGGCTGTCCACCCCGCCCAGAGGCGATCATTGACGGCATTGTAAAGCTGCTGGGAAGCCTGAAGACGGCAAAAGGCAAGTGA
- a CDS encoding complex I subunit 5 family protein, protein MNTTAFVWLIALPMVASPVIYLAGRLAARDSQSAAQNRAAYGAGLLALGATWIPFVLAARELSLAGPATYTVGMVSLRLDGLSLLLSAVALALGTLVMLYSGPYLAHEVGQEKYYAMLSAMVGAMIGLACAADLFNLWIWFETMAVSSYLLVAFYREERASLEAGVKYLVQSAVGSVTVLLGIALVLAQTGTIHLDEIQGAVAMGSATRALWAAGALFVVGFGVKTALVPLHTWLPDAHAQAPSGISAMLSGVVIEAGLVAMLRPLVALGGLSLMAGVSWGALLMGFGALNMLVGNLLALRQTQVKRLLAFSSISHVGYMLVGIGVGLYAGQAAGVQGGFFHLLNHGLMKGLAFLAAGALLYALHLSHKQATGEMETRPLTVNDLSGAAQRYPLVALALSVAVLGLGGLPPLAGFMSKWQIFVAGFATHNLLIGLLVAFAALNSVLSLAYYAPLVNAVYRRQPSVAMLQGQPLPVAMRVPLILLMLAVVAIGVWPSLVNWLTGPAGSAVLIAWGR, encoded by the coding sequence ATGAACACGACCGCGTTTGTCTGGCTGATCGCCTTGCCTATGGTCGCCTCGCCGGTGATCTATTTGGCCGGGCGGCTTGCCGCCCGCGATTCACAGTCCGCAGCGCAGAACCGCGCGGCGTATGGGGCCGGATTACTAGCGCTGGGGGCGACCTGGATCCCGTTTGTGCTAGCCGCACGTGAGCTGAGTCTCGCAGGGCCGGCCACGTACACGGTGGGGATGGTATCGCTTCGATTGGACGGGCTGAGCCTGTTGCTATCGGCGGTAGCATTGGCGCTAGGGACGTTGGTTATGCTGTATTCCGGGCCTTATCTCGCCCACGAAGTCGGCCAGGAAAAGTACTATGCGATGCTCTCAGCGATGGTGGGAGCGATGATCGGCCTAGCCTGTGCCGCCGATCTCTTCAATCTATGGATCTGGTTTGAGACGATGGCCGTCTCGTCATATTTGCTGGTCGCGTTCTACCGCGAGGAACGGGCTTCATTGGAGGCGGGTGTCAAGTACCTGGTACAGAGCGCAGTTGGTTCGGTGACGGTGTTACTAGGGATTGCGCTGGTCTTAGCGCAAACCGGGACGATCCATCTGGATGAGATCCAGGGAGCCGTCGCAATGGGCTCAGCCACTCGTGCCTTATGGGCTGCTGGGGCGCTGTTTGTGGTTGGCTTTGGGGTCAAGACGGCGTTGGTGCCGCTACATACCTGGCTGCCCGACGCTCACGCTCAGGCTCCTAGCGGGATTAGTGCCATGCTTTCGGGCGTGGTGATCGAGGCCGGCCTGGTAGCGATGTTACGCCCGTTGGTCGCGCTGGGCGGGCTTTCCCTGATGGCAGGGGTCTCTTGGGGCGCGCTGCTGATGGGGTTCGGCGCGCTAAATATGCTCGTGGGCAATCTGCTGGCGTTGCGGCAGACACAAGTGAAACGCCTGTTGGCGTTCTCTAGCATCAGTCATGTTGGCTATATGTTGGTAGGGATTGGCGTCGGCCTCTATGCGGGGCAAGCCGCCGGAGTGCAAGGCGGCTTTTTCCACTTGCTTAACCATGGCCTGATGAAGGGGTTGGCATTCCTAGCGGCCGGTGCTTTGCTCTACGCCCTGCACCTGAGCCATAAGCAAGCGACAGGTGAGATGGAAACTAGGCCATTGACCGTCAACGATTTATCGGGGGCGGCGCAGCGGTATCCGCTGGTTGCGCTGGCGCTGAGCGTGGCGGTGCTAGGCTTGGGCGGTTTGCCGCCGCTAGCGGGCTTCATGTCCAAGTGGCAGATCTTCGTTGCCGGCTTTGCCACCCACAATTTGCTGATCGGCTTGTTGGTAGCATTCGCTGCGTTAAACAGTGTGCTCTCGCTGGCGTACTATGCGCCATTGGTCAACGCGGTCTATCGCCGGCAGCCCTCCGTGGCGATGCTTCAGGGTCAACCGCTGCCGGTGGCGATGCGCGTACCACTAATCCTGCTCATGCTAGCTGTGGTGGCGATCGGTGTATGGCCGAGTCTAGTCAACTGGCTGACGGGGCCGGCCGGATCTGCTGTGCTTATAGCGTGGGGAAGATAA
- a CDS encoding NADH-quinone oxidoreductase subunit L, with product MVAVLIALTIGLPWAGALSVWWAGDQRPRLQHALAISFSVAAGVVALALLPFTTNAVVLRLAVGGIFGDFTFVPDGLGVFLAVIATVIGSLAVIFSVDYMRGEAQLGRYYALVLFFIGAMAGLVLTGSLLLAFVFWEITAFCSYALISFHNDDPKAVAGGIKALIMTQLGGIGLLAGALLAYASLGSYEISLFLERASTLPPTVLSVAAFGFLVAAAAKSAQVPFHTWLPDAMEAPTPVSALIHAATMVNAGVYLLARFYPAFASVPGWTIAVILVGVLSAILAAVMGLVSTDIKRILAYSTISQLGYMVYAVGVGSVFASQFHLLSHAVFKALLFLGAGAVIHTIGTRDLRKMGGLGQKMPFVRNTFAIGALALAGLPIFNGFWSKELVLEAGLNQGPAWAYALMLIGAGITACYTFRLVWLAFFGEPRGHWHAHDAPAAMRVSLGLLTLGTLTTWLLAGPFGRLLAESLPFHHLHAEGTMMVIVEIVTAPATLIALFSVMIGLAAWWWRDRLRGLEAWGRGIARAAAADFGFEQVNRHVVSWTQTAATALRATQTGQLNWNMVGIVGGLVIVLAIVMWGA from the coding sequence ATGGTGGCTGTTCTTATTGCGCTCACGATCGGTCTGCCGTGGGCTGGCGCATTGAGCGTCTGGTGGGCAGGGGATCAAAGGCCGCGCTTGCAACATGCCCTGGCAATCAGCTTTTCGGTGGCTGCGGGCGTTGTGGCACTGGCCTTATTGCCGTTTACCACCAATGCAGTTGTGCTGCGACTGGCAGTAGGGGGTATCTTCGGCGATTTCACGTTCGTGCCTGATGGACTGGGTGTGTTCCTGGCCGTGATTGCGACTGTCATCGGCAGTCTGGCGGTGATTTTCTCCGTAGATTATATGCGCGGCGAGGCGCAGCTTGGCCGTTACTATGCGTTGGTGCTGTTCTTCATTGGCGCAATGGCTGGCCTGGTGCTCACCGGTAGTTTACTACTGGCCTTCGTCTTCTGGGAGATCACAGCATTCTGCTCGTATGCGCTGATCTCGTTTCACAACGACGATCCGAAGGCGGTGGCTGGGGGTATCAAGGCGTTGATCATGACCCAACTCGGCGGGATTGGACTGTTGGCTGGCGCGCTGCTCGCTTATGCGTCGCTTGGCAGCTATGAGATCTCCCTATTCCTGGAGAGAGCATCTACGCTGCCGCCGACTGTATTGAGCGTAGCCGCCTTTGGCTTCCTAGTGGCAGCGGCGGCGAAATCGGCCCAGGTCCCATTTCACACCTGGCTGCCCGACGCGATGGAAGCGCCGACGCCGGTCAGCGCGTTGATCCACGCTGCGACGATGGTGAACGCTGGCGTCTACCTACTCGCCCGCTTTTATCCAGCTTTTGCGTCCGTGCCAGGGTGGACGATTGCTGTCATTCTCGTGGGCGTGCTCTCAGCGATCTTGGCGGCGGTGATGGGATTGGTATCCACGGACATCAAGCGCATACTGGCCTATTCGACCATCAGTCAGCTCGGCTATATGGTCTACGCTGTAGGGGTGGGCTCGGTGTTCGCCAGCCAGTTCCATCTGCTCAGCCATGCCGTGTTCAAGGCGCTGCTCTTCTTGGGTGCTGGCGCTGTAATCCACACTATCGGCACGCGCGACCTGCGAAAGATGGGAGGGCTGGGCCAGAAGATGCCCTTCGTACGCAACACGTTTGCCATCGGCGCATTGGCATTGGCTGGGCTGCCGATCTTCAATGGCTTCTGGAGCAAAGAGCTGGTGCTGGAGGCGGGACTGAATCAGGGACCGGCCTGGGCGTATGCGCTCATGCTGATCGGTGCTGGAATCACGGCATGTTATACCTTCCGCCTGGTCTGGCTGGCCTTTTTCGGAGAACCCCGTGGCCATTGGCACGCCCACGATGCGCCCGCAGCCATGCGCGTTTCACTGGGCCTGTTGACGTTGGGGACGCTCACCACCTGGCTATTGGCCGGGCCTTTCGGTCGTCTACTGGCGGAAAGTCTGCCATTCCATCACCTGCACGCTGAAGGGACTATGATGGTGATCGTCGAAATCGTCACCGCTCCAGCCACGCTGATCGCCCTGTTCTCGGTGATGATAGGACTGGCCGCCTGGTGGTGGCGGGATCGGCTGCGGGGGTTAGAGGCCTGGGGACGTGGGATCGCCCGCGCCGCCGCGGCGGACTTCGGATTTGAGCAGGTCAATCGCCATGTTGTAAGCTGGACGCAGACTGCGGCGACAGCGCTGCGTGCAACCCAAACCGGTCAGCTCAACTGGAACATGGTTGGCATCGTGGGTGGGCTGGTGATCGTCCTTGCCATCGTGATGTGGGGGGCATGA
- a CDS encoding NADH-quinone oxidoreductase subunit K has product MTFSLANVALVGVLGLFGIGLYGLLTIRNLIKIVVALQILVKAAVLALVAAGHVSGQVHLGQSLAVTVIVADTVVAVIGLALAVQIRRRLGTLDVQALSGLRG; this is encoded by the coding sequence ATGACGTTTTCCCTGGCGAACGTGGCGTTAGTCGGGGTGTTGGGGTTGTTCGGCATAGGCCTCTATGGTCTGCTGACCATCCGCAACCTGATCAAGATCGTGGTAGCACTGCAGATCTTGGTCAAGGCTGCCGTGTTGGCGCTGGTGGCAGCCGGCCACGTCAGCGGTCAAGTCCACTTAGGTCAGAGCCTGGCAGTAACGGTGATCGTAGCCGATACGGTAGTCGCTGTGATAGGGCTGGCGCTGGCTGTGCAGATTCGGAGGCGTTTAGGTACTCTGGATGTTCAGGCACTTTCCGGGTTGCGCGGATGA
- a CDS encoding DRTGG domain-containing protein produces the protein MRLEELIKIIDGEVLTKDNDLSKEIKGGFGADLMSDVLASIQPNAVLLTGLCNPQVVRTAQMADVAAIVLVRGKKPPQETIDLANQERIPLISTACGMFEACGRLHRAGLPSLEKTVT, from the coding sequence ATGAGGCTTGAAGAGCTGATCAAAATCATTGATGGCGAAGTGCTCACAAAAGACAACGATCTCTCCAAGGAGATCAAGGGCGGATTTGGGGCAGACCTGATGAGTGATGTGTTGGCCTCCATCCAACCTAACGCGGTCCTGCTGACTGGCCTGTGTAATCCGCAAGTAGTGCGTACGGCGCAGATGGCAGATGTAGCGGCCATCGTCCTAGTACGCGGGAAGAAGCCGCCTCAAGAGACCATCGATCTGGCCAACCAGGAGCGTATCCCGCTTATCTCCACGGCTTGCGGGATGTTTGAAGCCTGTGGGCGTCTCCACCGCGCAGGACTGCCCAGCCTGGAAAAGACGGTCACCTGA
- a CDS encoding CBS domain-containing protein — translation MRSGQRITDELAGYITRVEELAYELRISEVMTRDVKTVTPDMQMVQVLELFRKARISGAPVVVEGRLVGIISIEDLIRCLRGGDVAAPASDYMSTQVITVKAFHPVVEALKLFAQTRVGRLPVVDESGALVGIITKGDITRGLLRALQSDYQEEEVRRYRASHLFEDIVSDRTSLILRYTIKPRDFAHGGAASSHIKRALLRLGANPQIARRCGIAAYEAEMNLIIHTTNGGVIQVEIEPHLITMRAVDDGPGIEDIELAMRPGYSTAPEEIRELGFGAGMGLTNIQRCVDQMVLESTPGKGTRLEMKIFLQHEEALKDCHYNQEKKT, via the coding sequence ATGCGTAGCGGACAAAGGATCACTGACGAGCTGGCAGGGTATATCACCCGTGTGGAGGAGCTCGCCTACGAGCTGCGCATTAGCGAGGTCATGACCCGTGATGTGAAGACGGTCACTCCAGACATGCAGATGGTGCAAGTGTTGGAGCTGTTCCGCAAAGCCCGTATCTCCGGGGCACCCGTCGTCGTTGAGGGCAGGCTGGTCGGGATCATCAGCATTGAGGATCTGATCCGTTGTCTGCGTGGAGGCGATGTAGCTGCGCCGGCTAGCGATTACATGAGCACCCAGGTGATCACCGTCAAAGCGTTCCATCCAGTAGTGGAAGCCTTGAAGTTGTTCGCCCAGACCCGCGTAGGCCGGCTTCCCGTCGTGGATGAGAGCGGAGCGCTGGTGGGGATCATCACGAAAGGCGACATCACGCGCGGGCTACTGAGAGCTTTGCAGTCCGATTACCAGGAAGAAGAAGTCAGACGATACCGCGCCAGCCATCTGTTCGAGGACATCGTCTCGGACCGTACCAGTTTGATCCTGAGGTACACCATCAAGCCTAGAGATTTCGCCCATGGCGGAGCAGCTTCCAGCCATATCAAGCGCGCCTTGCTCAGGCTGGGAGCCAACCCGCAAATCGCCCGGCGTTGCGGTATTGCCGCATACGAGGCCGAGATGAACCTAATCATTCACACCACTAACGGTGGCGTGATCCAGGTCGAGATCGAGCCTCATCTCATCACCATGAGAGCCGTGGATGATGGACCTGGCATCGAGGATATCGAACTGGCAATGAGGCCTGGCTACTCCACCGCTCCTGAAGAAATCCGTGAGCTTGGCTTTGGCGCTGGCATGGGACTGACGAACATCCAACGCTGTGTGGATCAAATGGTGCTAGAGTCAACTCCAGGTAAGGGGACTCGGCTGGAGATGAAGATCTTCCTCCAGCATGAGGAGGCTCTCAAAGATTGTCACTATAACCAGGAGAAGAAAACGTAG
- a CDS encoding DRTGG domain-containing protein — MTLQEIVDQLNLRPLTARHDFDQVTPSSGYASDLLSCVMAGARRGGLWVTLQAHANIVAVAALLDLSAVIITEGAMPDPETIAKANEEGVILLSTDKSTFHIVGRLWELGLKDH; from the coding sequence ATGACGCTCCAAGAGATTGTGGATCAGCTCAACCTGAGACCGCTAACAGCCAGACACGACTTCGACCAGGTGACCCCCAGCAGCGGCTATGCCTCGGACTTGCTGAGCTGTGTCATGGCCGGCGCACGGCGGGGAGGGCTCTGGGTTACTCTGCAGGCACATGCCAACATCGTGGCGGTAGCAGCGCTGCTAGATCTGAGCGCTGTTATCATCACAGAAGGAGCTATGCCAGACCCAGAGACGATCGCTAAGGCAAACGAGGAGGGAGTTATCCTGCTCTCCACCGACAAATCAACGTTTCACATCGTCGGCCGATTGTGGGAATTGGGCTTGAAAGATCACTGA
- a CDS encoding histidinol-phosphatase — MKTYRAELHVHTVLSPCAEIEMIPPLIVQKALDLGIELIAITDHNASANVQAVQRAAIGTTLTVLPGMELQTREEVHLLCLFDTLEQAESWQAFVDEHMPRLENNAELFGEQLVVDETGEFVRRETRLLLTSATLSLKEAVAGVTRLGGIAIPAHVDRKAFSLIANLGWIPPDLSIAAVEISRHLSPAEARQRFPQLGSYPLIQGGDAHRLGELLGANIFRLAAPTVAELILAFRNEDGRSLTFHSGALDNPEGQ; from the coding sequence TTGAAAACGTACCGTGCCGAGCTCCACGTCCACACGGTGCTCTCCCCCTGCGCCGAAATCGAGATGATCCCACCGCTTATCGTCCAGAAGGCCCTAGACCTGGGCATTGAGCTCATCGCGATCACCGATCATAATGCCAGCGCGAATGTGCAGGCAGTGCAACGAGCTGCTATAGGCACCACATTGACAGTGTTGCCAGGAATGGAATTGCAAACCCGCGAGGAAGTCCATCTATTGTGTCTTTTTGATACCCTGGAGCAGGCTGAGTCATGGCAGGCCTTTGTAGACGAACATATGCCGAGGCTCGAGAACAACGCTGAATTGTTTGGCGAACAGCTTGTCGTAGATGAAACGGGTGAGTTTGTTCGTCGTGAGACGCGACTATTGTTGACCTCAGCCACCCTTTCTCTAAAAGAGGCCGTAGCAGGCGTCACACGACTTGGCGGGATCGCGATCCCTGCCCATGTGGACCGTAAAGCCTTCAGCCTGATTGCCAATTTGGGCTGGATTCCTCCAGATCTCTCCATAGCCGCTGTAGAGATTTCCCGGCATCTGAGCCCCGCTGAAGCCCGTCAACGGTTTCCACAGCTTGGCAGCTACCCCTTGATCCAAGGAGGCGATGCGCATCGCCTAGGAGAACTGCTGGGCGCCAACATCTTCCGACTAGCCGCTCCAACGGTAGCAGAGTTGATCTTGGCGTTCCGGAACGAAGATGGACGCTCACTGACCTTCCATTCCGGGGCGCTTGATAATCCCGAAGGGCAATGA
- a CDS encoding NAD(P)H-dependent oxidoreductase subunit E, with the protein MLKVLENIPETDPLVDPEQRAIIDQILEENKDLPGAPMVVLNELQSRIGYISPAMQAYTAEKLRIPVSQIHGVVSFYSFFTTQPRGRHTVKFCMGTACYVGGAPQLIEKAQQVLGVKVGETTRDRAITLEVCRCVGACSQAPVVMVDEEVHGRVRPNKLPQILRRYQEQEAN; encoded by the coding sequence ATGCTGAAAGTGTTGGAAAACATCCCAGAGACGGACCCGCTCGTCGACCCAGAACAGCGGGCTATCATTGATCAGATCCTAGAAGAGAACAAGGATCTGCCGGGTGCGCCGATGGTAGTTCTCAACGAGCTACAAAGCCGCATCGGATACATTTCACCGGCAATGCAAGCATACACGGCGGAGAAATTGCGCATCCCGGTGAGCCAGATTCACGGGGTGGTCTCTTTTTACTCGTTCTTCACCACTCAGCCGCGTGGGCGGCATACGGTCAAGTTCTGCATGGGAACTGCTTGCTACGTGGGGGGCGCGCCGCAGTTGATCGAGAAAGCGCAACAAGTTTTAGGGGTAAAGGTAGGCGAGACCACTCGCGATCGAGCGATCACGCTGGAGGTTTGCCGTTGTGTCGGCGCATGTAGTCAAGCGCCGGTAGTGATGGTAGATGAGGAGGTCCATGGTCGCGTAAGACCTAACAAACTACCTCAGATTTTGCGCAGATATCAGGAACAGGAGGCAAATTGA
- a CDS encoding ATP-binding protein: MRELALHVLDIAENSVEAGATQVQITVEENTRDDRLKIVVEDNGRGMDEQLLARVTDPFVTTRTTRKVGLGIPLLKAAAEACNGSLWITSAPGQGTRLEAEFQRSHIDRMPLGDLAGTLFTLVIAYPNVHWILRYRIDHAEFIFDDEPIKKELQDIPLTEPFVLAFIREYLQRGISNVQEALASPELAHT, encoded by the coding sequence TTGAGAGAATTGGCCTTACATGTGCTAGATATCGCTGAGAACAGCGTAGAGGCTGGCGCTACCCAAGTCCAGATCACCGTGGAGGAGAACACACGGGATGACCGGCTCAAGATCGTGGTGGAGGACAACGGGCGCGGGATGGATGAGCAGTTGCTTGCTCGCGTCACCGATCCTTTCGTGACGACGCGAACCACCCGGAAGGTAGGGCTGGGCATCCCTCTCCTAAAAGCGGCCGCGGAAGCTTGCAATGGGAGCCTGTGGATTACCTCGGCGCCAGGACAAGGGACTCGCTTAGAGGCCGAATTCCAACGTAGCCACATTGACCGGATGCCCCTCGGTGATCTGGCAGGTACCTTGTTCACGCTGGTCATCGCCTATCCGAACGTGCATTGGATCTTACGATATCGAATCGATCACGCGGAGTTCATTTTTGACGATGAACCCATTAAGAAGGAGTTGCAGGATATCCCGCTCACTGAGCCATTCGTTTTGGCCTTCATCCGGGAATATCTACAGAGAGGAATCTCGAATGTCCAAGAGGCCCTTGCCTCTCCCGAGCTCGCTCATACATAA
- a CDS encoding (2Fe-2S) ferredoxin domain-containing protein — translation MPVVKSLEDLKRLKEEALAKRMARTTTGRAQITVAMGTCGIAAGARDTMKAILEVIEQENLTGVVVTQTGCIGLCEWEPIVQVVVGDEPKVTYGKVSPERARQIMREHVQGGRVVSEFLVPG, via the coding sequence ATGCCAGTTGTGAAATCGCTTGAAGATTTAAAACGGCTAAAAGAGGAAGCGCTCGCTAAACGCATGGCCAGGACAACCACTGGACGCGCGCAGATCACCGTCGCCATGGGCACCTGTGGGATCGCCGCCGGCGCTCGCGATACTATGAAGGCGATCCTTGAGGTGATCGAGCAGGAGAACCTGACCGGGGTGGTGGTTACGCAGACCGGGTGCATTGGGCTCTGTGAGTGGGAACCCATCGTCCAAGTGGTCGTCGGCGATGAGCCGAAAGTCACCTACGGCAAGGTCTCACCGGAGCGAGCTAGACAGATCATGCGGGAACATGTGCAAGGCGGACGGGTCGTTTCGGAATTTCTCGTTCCAGGTTGA
- the nuoF gene encoding NADH-quinone oxidoreductase subunit NuoF has protein sequence MKYYRSHALVCVDPECLAKGAHEVLDALQDELVAQGLIEEVQVLETSRIGGCANGPELMVYPEGVHYAGLTVDDIPYLVEEHFLKGRIVKKFLAPIPKRVDEELGPPQAKEVRVVLRNCGKIDPENIEDYIAEDGYLALAKVLTEMTPEQVINEVINSGLRGRGGAGFPTGKKWQLVRQAPGNPKYVICNADEGDPGAFMNRRVLEGDPHSVLEGMIIAAYAIGASQGYIYCRAEYPLAVRTLNIAIQQARAFGFLGENILGSGFSFDIEVRMGAGAFVCGEETALMASIEGRRGEPRPRPPFPAVKGLWDKPTNINNVETYANIPQIILRGASWFASMGTERSKGTKTFAIAGDVKRTGLIEVPLGITLREVIYDVGGGIKDDKAFKAVQTGGPMGGCLPAEYLDMEVDYESLTAAGSIMGSGGMIVMDEDTCMVDIARFFMEFTQDESCGKCVPCRVGTRRILEILERICAGQGRHGDIEVLEMLCEQIKNTSLCGLGQGAPNPVASTLKYFRSEYEAHIYEKRCPAKVCRALITYEILPNVCTGCTVCARNCPVEAITGARRQTHVINPDICIRCGICMQVCNFNAVVVR, from the coding sequence ATGAAGTATTACCGATCACACGCGTTGGTGTGTGTAGATCCTGAATGCCTGGCAAAGGGCGCCCATGAAGTCCTGGACGCCTTGCAGGATGAGCTAGTCGCCCAAGGATTGATCGAAGAGGTACAGGTGCTGGAGACCTCGCGGATTGGCGGCTGTGCCAATGGGCCTGAGCTCATGGTGTATCCGGAAGGGGTTCACTACGCCGGGCTGACGGTAGATGACATCCCGTACCTGGTGGAAGAACACTTCCTGAAGGGGCGCATCGTCAAGAAGTTTTTGGCACCGATTCCCAAGCGCGTCGATGAGGAGCTGGGGCCGCCGCAGGCTAAGGAAGTGCGCGTGGTCCTGCGCAACTGCGGCAAAATTGACCCAGAGAACATCGAAGACTATATCGCTGAAGACGGGTATCTAGCGCTGGCAAAGGTGCTCACCGAGATGACGCCCGAACAGGTGATTAATGAAGTGATCAATTCCGGGCTGCGCGGGCGCGGCGGTGCCGGCTTTCCGACCGGCAAAAAATGGCAGCTTGTGCGCCAAGCCCCCGGTAACCCTAAATATGTGATCTGCAACGCCGATGAAGGCGATCCAGGTGCGTTCATGAACCGGCGGGTTTTGGAGGGTGATCCTCATTCTGTCCTGGAAGGAATGATCATCGCCGCCTACGCTATCGGCGCCAGTCAGGGATACATCTACTGCCGCGCGGAGTATCCGCTAGCGGTGCGGACGCTCAACATCGCCATTCAACAAGCAAGGGCCTTTGGCTTTCTGGGGGAGAACATCTTAGGCAGTGGGTTTTCGTTTGACATCGAAGTACGTATGGGAGCCGGCGCGTTTGTCTGTGGTGAAGAGACCGCTCTAATGGCCTCCATCGAGGGACGGCGTGGTGAACCACGTCCCCGTCCGCCATTCCCAGCAGTCAAAGGGCTGTGGGACAAGCCCACCAACATTAACAACGTCGAGACATATGCAAATATTCCTCAGATCATCCTGCGCGGGGCGAGCTGGTTCGCCAGCATGGGAACTGAACGCAGCAAAGGGACCAAAACGTTCGCTATCGCTGGCGATGTGAAACGCACAGGGCTGATCGAGGTGCCATTAGGGATCACGCTGCGTGAGGTCATCTATGATGTAGGCGGCGGTATCAAAGACGATAAGGCCTTCAAAGCTGTGCAAACCGGTGGTCCGATGGGCGGATGCTTGCCGGCGGAATACCTTGACATGGAGGTGGACTACGAGTCGCTGACGGCAGCCGGCTCTATTATGGGATCGGGCGGTATGATCGTGATGGATGAGGACACCTGCATGGTGGATATCGCCCGATTCTTCATGGAGTTCACCCAGGATGAGAGCTGTGGCAAGTGCGTCCCTTGTCGGGTCGGCACACGGCGCATCTTGGAGATCCTCGAACGCATCTGCGCCGGCCAGGGACGGCATGGAGACATAGAGGTGTTAGAGATGCTCTGTGAGCAGATCAAAAACACCAGCCTGTGCGGCCTGGGGCAGGGCGCGCCGAATCCGGTTGCCAGCACGCTGAAATATTTTCGATCAGAGTACGAGGCACACATTTACGAGAAGAGGTGCCCGGCCAAGGTGTGTCGCGCGCTGATCACATACGAGATCTTGCCCAATGTATGCACGGGTTGTACGGTCTGTGCTCGTAACTGTCCCGTCGAAGCGATCACCGGAGCGCGCCGCCAGACTCACGTGATCAACCCAGATATATGCATTCGCTGCGGCATCTGCATGCAAGTCTGCAATTTTAACGCTGTAGTTGTTCGATGA